The genomic interval TTTTTTGACAACCCAGCAACAGCAGGCTGCTGATTAATAGAGTAGCGGTTAAATTCTTAGCACTTTGAGGAAAATTGACCATAATACATTTCTCATCTATTTGTAAAGCGTCAAAGATAGCTGTGGGTTGGCAGTTAAATAAATTTTTGATTACAAACATAAAGTGAGCCTTTATCTGATTGTAACTGAATCAGCAAATAAGCACACTTTAAAGTTTTAAAAATTAACATTAAAAAAATTATGCCATCATCCATAGGGTTTAAGGAGAGAACTTTTGGTGCATTAGTGGTTATCCTAGTATTGACTAGCCATTGATTTACTTTTGACACGTTAATTCGCTCAAAGTTCGCTCAAAGTGCGGCTGCTTCATGCTAAAATCTTGTTTTATGGTTCGTCAAAAGTTTGCCCATGCATCAAGCCATCAACAACGTTGCAAAAGCCCCCATGATTGCTCGCTATACTTGGTTAGCTATTATGGTCGCCGCCATGATTTGTGCCGACCAATGGGGCGTTGCCAAACAGCAAATCAATCATCTGCTCACAATTACCATTATTTATGGGGTCAGCGTTGAGCTGACTAGACGCCTAATGGCTATTCGACACTTTAACCCCCAACACTCTTGGCTCATGTTGGCGGGGTTTATCGGGGATTTGCTGGCATGGTCAGCCTTTATTTATTATTCAGGTGGGGCAACCAATCCGTTGATTACCTTATTTTTGACGGTGATTGCCGTGGCATCTATAGTGATGCGGACGGTGCACATCATCGGCTTGTCGGTGCTGTCAGTTGGGCTGTATACGCTGTTATGGTATTGTTATGTGCCGCTGACCCTTAGCCACCATGATCATGCGGTGGGTCAAAAACTCCATTTACTGGGTATGTTTGGGGTGTTTATTTTTGCGGCAATCATGTTAACCGCCTTAACGGTTTATTTTAAACAAGCGATGAGCCGTAGTTATCAGGCGCTTGAGCAAGCGCAGCAAGCCATTCACCAACAACGTCGGTTGCTTGCTATCAGTAGTCTTGCTGCCAATATCGCCCATGAGATGAGCACGCCGATTGCGTCGATGCAATTACTGAGCGATGACATTGCCCAGCAATTAGATGAAGACGATGAGTTATTGGATGACATTAAACTGTTACAATCACAAATCGACGTCTGCCGACAATCGCTGCACAAGCTCAAATCACATATCCAATCCAATGCGCTGCCGCCAGCGCAATCAGAGCCATTGGCATGGGTAACGTCATCAAATTTACAAACGCTACTGCCCAAAATCATCAATGATTGGCAATTTATCAACCCTCATGTTGAAGTAGCACTCAATGTACCACCACAACCGATCGCTGTGCCCTTGAGTGAAGAACAGCTGTATTCTATTATGATGAATATGCTCAATAATGCCATGCAGGCACAAGCCACAAAGCTTGCTATTAGCCTACAGCTTGCTCAAAACGTGATGATTATTATTGAAGACAACGGACAGGGTATCGACAGTAGCATGGTACAGCGTATCCAACACCAAACCGCCATCGAATCTGATCATGGCTTAGGACTTGGCTTGACGATTGCCAAAACGGTTATAGAATATGTTGGCGGACACCTTGAGCTGACCAATAAGCAAAATTCACCCGTGAAAAAAAGGTTAGATGATTCAGGTACGTGCGTAAAGATAACGTTACCAGTAATCGATGCGCCCGCCAGTTTGTTGTAGGAGACTAGATTGCAACACCCATCCCTGTTAACAGAGACATGGCTTATCATTGATGATGATGAGGTGTTTTGCCGTATCTTAAAAAAGTCATTGGAAAAACAGGGCAATCAGGTATCGACGGCCAGCAATGCCGATAGCGCGCTACAACTGGCAAAGAAGCAGTTACCCAAGTTTATTATACTGGATCTCAACATCGGTGATGACAACGGCATTCATCTGATTAAGCCTTTGCTCGCTATTATCCCCAACGCCAAAATTTTAATGCTTACTGGCTATGCCAGCATTGCGACCGCCGTCAGTGCGGTCAAAATGGGCGCGTATCATTATTTGCCTAAGCCTTGTAGTCTGGACGAAATCTATAAAGTATTAGACATCGTAGCAACCCCTACAAAGTCACTAAGTAGTGCCACAGATGAACGTTTGTCACTTGAACATCACGAATGGGAATACATCCGCCAAGTATTAGATGAATGCCAAGGCAATATCAGTGAAGCCGCGAGGGTACTAAAAATGCATCGGCGCACACTACAGCGTAAACTACAAAAAAAACGTAAAGTGGATGCACCATAACCTTTTTTAACGCACACAGCAGCCCACAAGTTATCGGCCGAGTCAGCCAAAGAGTTGGGTGAGCACAAAACACAAAAAAAGCGCTTATAATAAATAAGCGCTTTTTTGATATCTATTTTTTGCTATCTAGGCAAATGGCTAATCAATGAATGACGCGTTATTCACGCCACGCGTTATCAAACCATTTACGATAGTAGGCTTAGCTAACCTTAGATAGCAACGATGTTGCTAGCTTGGTCGCCTTTTTGACCTTGGGTCACAACGAAAGATACGCGTTGACCTTCCGCTAAGGTTTTGAAACCTGAGCTTGCGATTTGGCTATAATGTGCGAAAACGTCTTTGCCGCCATTGTCTTGTTCAATAAAGCCAAAGCCTTTTGATTCGTTAAACCATTTTACGGTGCCGTTTACAGTATTTGACATAGGATTGTCCTTGATTAGATAGATTTTAAAAGTGGTCATCTGACCCTAAAGCTGGAACTAAGCCACAACACGATTCTATTCAGTATGAAAGAATTGCGGCAGTTTTGATACACGATTGACTTAAAATCTAGGACACAAGCGTAATGGAAACGAACTTAGAATAGACTTAATGTAATGCGATTGAAACTTCTGACTGCTTTCTAGCTGTTGTCCAGTATATAGTAATACCGGCAGATAGCAAGGAATATCACAATAGTTTTGTAAGTGAACTGTATTAAACCCAACTTTTATACCTTTATTTCATTTAAAGGTTGGTTTTCATTTAAGCTGAAGGCTGATTCTCTAAACCCCTTAAAAAATGGGCAAACCCTTCGTCAGCGCGGGCGTCAAGGCGACTGCTAGTCACCACGCGTACCAAATTACTCCAAATAATGGGTAAATTGGCTTGCTCAAATTTTTTCACCAAACCCATATCTTCATGGCAAGTTAATTCATCAAAACCACCCACCGCCAGATAATCTTGACTGGCAAAGCTCAAATTCGCCCCATGAATATGGCGATGATTCATACAATCTTGATAATGGGCGAGGTATTGCTGTTTGGTGCTCTCTGACAACGCATCCCAACAATCGACGCTCACTACGCCACATATCATAGCTGTGGGCATAGTTGTGGGTTCGGCTTTTAGGTGTTTGATTTGTGCAACTAACCAATCAGCTTCCACTATACTATCGGCATCGGTGCAAGCAATCCAATCAGCCCCTTGTTCTATTAAGTAGCGCACGCCCAAATCCCTGACTTTACCCACACAGCGAAACTCACAGCGCATCCAGTCTACGTGGGCGTTTTGTACTTTTGATAAGGTATCATCATCACAGCTATCTAGCACGACCACCATTTGTACCGCTATGTCGCTTGATAGCTGTGCAATCGCCTGTTTAATCGCATCCAAACACGCGCTGATGCTATCGGCTTCATTATGGGCAGGGATGACTATGCCGATTTTTTTGAGTTGCCGGTGTGGGGCTGGAGTATTTGGCATGATGTTTTTCTCAGTTATTCCACTAGATTTTCTTGCTTGGCAAGGCTTTGGTGATTGGCTTGCCAAATGGTCAACAAAAAATCTTGGTCAATCACATGACTTTGCTGAGGGTAGTGCAGCTGTTGTTGCAAACTGTCGTGGACTGTTTCGCCTGTCAGTTGAAACCCGTCAATCGGATAGCGCCAATGACAAGCTAAAATCACACCATTGTCGGTTAATGCGCTGTTTAGCCAAGCGATGACTTCGGTCAGTGCGTCAGGCGCCAAGTAGTATAAAATCTCACTGACCACAATCAAATCAAATCGCTCACTGGGCAAATCCTGCGGTATCAAGCCTTGCATAACTTGCACATGCGCCTGGTTGTGCAGACGCTCACTGGCAAGTTCGACTGCCTCAAGCTGCCCATCCACACACCGTAAATAATCGCAGCGCTGGGCTAACTGCTCACTAAATACACCATTGCTACAGCCCAGTTCAATCGCCTTGGCAAAATGTGGGTAGGGCAACAATGACAAGCAAATCGCGCGTTTTCGCACTTCATACCAGCGTTTTTCATATTGCCAAGGATCGCTACTATCGGCATAAATTTGGGCAAAATACGCTGACACATCAGTCATGAAGATATACCTCAAATGGTTGGCTAAGTCTGGTTAACGTGGTATCTGACAAAATAGGCGCTGTTCCCGTTGTTGGGTCAGCATAGATTTGGCTGCTAAAACAGCGCATGGCATAAATTTTTCGCTGCATCTGCAATTCGCTTAAATCAAATCGCCATGCCTTGTGCCAAGGAATACGGCTATCGCCAGGCTTTGCCCAATGCCATGCCCAAATCAGCGCTTGATAGCAGGTCAAATTTAGGCGGCTTTTAAACTCATGGGCAAAACGCTGTACCACTTGCCCAGTGCCTTCATGGTCGGGATGACCATCGTACGCAAATGGGGTGATTAAAATATCAGCGGGCTGAATCAGCGATGTTAACTTATCAAAAAAATCCGCTTGCCGCCCAAAAACTTCGCCATCAGGAAAATTCAAATTAGTCATCGACACATTGGGCAAATCCAAACTGCTATCCAGCGTTTCAAGCGCAAGTTGGCTTTCAAGTGCTCGGATTTTTGCCAGTTTGTCGGTCGGATACAGCGCTGAGTTAGGGTGGCTTTTCTCGCCTTGGGTGACGCTAACAATCAATACC from Moraxella osloensis carries:
- a CDS encoding sensor histidine kinase: MHQAINNVAKAPMIARYTWLAIMVAAMICADQWGVAKQQINHLLTITIIYGVSVELTRRLMAIRHFNPQHSWLMLAGFIGDLLAWSAFIYYSGGATNPLITLFLTVIAVASIVMRTVHIIGLSVLSVGLYTLLWYCYVPLTLSHHDHAVGQKLHLLGMFGVFIFAAIMLTALTVYFKQAMSRSYQALEQAQQAIHQQRRLLAISSLAANIAHEMSTPIASMQLLSDDIAQQLDEDDELLDDIKLLQSQIDVCRQSLHKLKSHIQSNALPPAQSEPLAWVTSSNLQTLLPKIINDWQFINPHVEVALNVPPQPIAVPLSEEQLYSIMMNMLNNAMQAQATKLAISLQLAQNVMIIIEDNGQGIDSSMVQRIQHQTAIESDHGLGLGLTIAKTVIEYVGGHLELTNKQNSPVKKRLDDSGTCVKITLPVIDAPASLL
- a CDS encoding response regulator transcription factor, whose protein sequence is MQHPSLLTETWLIIDDDEVFCRILKKSLEKQGNQVSTASNADSALQLAKKQLPKFIILDLNIGDDNGIHLIKPLLAIIPNAKILMLTGYASIATAVSAVKMGAYHYLPKPCSLDEIYKVLDIVATPTKSLSSATDERLSLEHHEWEYIRQVLDECQGNISEAARVLKMHRRTLQRKLQKKRKVDAP
- a CDS encoding cold-shock protein, which translates into the protein MSNTVNGTVKWFNESKGFGFIEQDNGGKDVFAHYSQIASSGFKTLAEGQRVSFVVTQGQKGDQASNIVAI
- a CDS encoding glycosyltransferase gives rise to the protein MPNTPAPHRQLKKIGIVIPAHNEADSISACLDAIKQAIAQLSSDIAVQMVVVLDSCDDDTLSKVQNAHVDWMRCEFRCVGKVRDLGVRYLIEQGADWIACTDADSIVEADWLVAQIKHLKAEPTTMPTAMICGVVSVDCWDALSESTKQQYLAHYQDCMNHRHIHGANLSFASQDYLAVGGFDELTCHEDMGLVKKFEQANLPIIWSNLVRVVTSSRLDARADEGFAHFLRGLENQPSA
- a CDS encoding class I SAM-dependent DNA methyltransferase; amino-acid sequence: MTDVSAYFAQIYADSSDPWQYEKRWYEVRKRAICLSLLPYPHFAKAIELGCSNGVFSEQLAQRCDYLRCVDGQLEAVELASERLHNQAHVQVMQGLIPQDLPSERFDLIVVSEILYYLAPDALTEVIAWLNSALTDNGVILACHWRYPIDGFQLTGETVHDSLQQQLHYPQQSHVIDQDFLLTIWQANHQSLAKQENLVE
- a CDS encoding PIG-L deacetylase family protein, whose translation is MATVDSQYAPLHPIVGDRLIAGDGTSAQDWQAWQGLDSLTRLDISTHFPKHRRVCIFAPHPDDEILGCGGLLQALVAQGNQVLIVSVTQGEKSHPNSALYPTDKLAKIRALESQLALETLDSSLDLPNVSMTNLNFPDGEVFGRQADFFDKLTSLIQPADILITPFAYDGHPDHEGTGQVVQRFAHEFKSRLNLTCYQALIWAWHWAKPGDSRIPWHKAWRFDLSELQMQRKIYAMRCFSSQIYADPTTGTAPILSDTTLTRLSQPFEVYLHD